From Equus quagga isolate Etosha38 chromosome 3, UCLA_HA_Equagga_1.0, whole genome shotgun sequence, one genomic window encodes:
- the SOD3 gene encoding extracellular superoxide dismutase [Cu-Zn], whose translation MTFLAHSDHSSGLASCRPTNSPVSGASLRSCLQLGRCSHFPGRKALLKGLERCLTPAMLALLCAFLLLAAGASDPWAEPSSNTTEQIRDMHAKVTEIWQELLQRRQGGSGRDAALHAACHVQPSATLDAAQPRVTGLVVFRQLVPGAKLEAFFDLEGFPAEANGSSRAIHVHQFGDLSQGCDSTGAHYNPLAVPHPLHPGDFGNFAVRDGRLWKYRGNLAASLSGPHSIVGRAVVVHAGEDDLGRGGNQASVENGNAGRRLACCVVGVCGPAPWARQAQQHAERKKRRRESDCKAV comes from the exons ATGACCTTCCTCGCTCACAGTGACCACTCCTCTGGGCTGGCTTCCTGCAGGCCCACAAACAGCCCAGTCTCAGGAGCCAGCCTGCGTTCCTGCCTCCAGCTTGGGCGCTGCTCGCACTTCCCAGGAAGGAAAGCTCTCTTGAAAGGGCTGGAAAG GTGCCTGACTCCCGCCATGTTGGCGCTGCTGTGTGCCTTCCTGCTCCTGGCGGCCGGCGCCTCGGACCCTTGGGCGGAGCCCAGCTCCAATACGACGGAGCAGATCCGCGACATGCACGCCAAAGTGACGGAGATCTGGCAGGAGCTGCTGCAGCGGCGGCAGGGGGGCAGCGGCCGGGATGCTGCGCTCCACGCTGCCTGCCACGTGCAGCCGTCGGCCACGCTGGACGCCGCGCAGCCCCGAGTGACCGGCCTCGTGGTCTTCCGGCAGCTCGTGCCCGGCGCCAAGCTGGAGGCCTTCTTTGACCTGGAGGGCTTCCCGGCCGAGGCCAATGGCTCCAGCCGCGCCATCCACGTGCACCAGTTCGGGGACCTGAGCCAGGGCTGCGACTCCACCGGGGCGCACTACAACCCGCTGGCCGTGCCGCACCCGCTGCACCCGGGCGACTTCGGCAACTTCGCCGTGCGCGACGGCCGCCTCTGGAAGTACCGCGGCAACCTCGCCGCCTCGCTCAGCGGCCCGCACTCGATCGTGGGCCGCGCCGTGGTGGTCCACGCGGGCGAGGACGACCTGGGCCGCGGCGGCAACCAGGCCAGCGTGGAGAACGGCAACGCGGGCCGCCGGCTCGCTTGCTGCGTGGTGGGCGTGTGCGGGCCCGCGCCCTGGGCGCGCCAGGCGCAGCAGCACGCCGAGCGCAAGAAGCGGAGGCGCGAGAGCGACTGCAAGGCCGTTTGA